The following coding sequences lie in one Gadus morhua chromosome 20, gadMor3.0, whole genome shotgun sequence genomic window:
- the commd6 gene encoding COMM domain-containing protein 6, which yields MPGLDASNGATEVVGDIGTLSLELFTDTCQHILSYLQGLTRGVDSSQISNTFQRNGVNLDENALQSIIRFLMLTFRSAGKSNLSSGDLVSKLEEGCTQWPKASLQVVHKLWTEQGPLVHSQQEVQALLSIGQLVDMQWKLGMAVSSDTCRSLNSPFVSVLLKIVEPSGQISQKSFEMTIPQFQNFHKQFKEMAAVLETV from the exons ATGCCGGGACTTGATGCATCCAACG GCGCAACTGAAGTAGTAGGTGACATTGGGACACTTTCCTTAGAGCTGTTCACGGACACA TGTCAGCACATTTTGAGTTATCTTCAAGGTCTCACCAGGGGGGTGGATTCATCTCAAATATCGAAC ACATTTCAGAGAAATGGAGTGAATCTCGATGAAAATGCTTTGCAGAGCATTATCAGATTTCTCATGCTGACGTTCAG GTCAGCGGGGAAGAGCAACCTCTCTTCAGGAGACCTGGTGTCCAAGCTGGAAGAGGGCTGTACCCAGTGGCCCAAAGCCTCCCTGCAGGTTGTGCACAAGCTGTGGACCGAGCAAGGTCCTCTGGTCCATAGCCAGCAGGAGGTCCAGGCCTTGCTTAGCATTGGACAg TTGGTGGACATGCAGTGGAAACTCGGCATGGCAGTGAGCTCAGATACATGTCGGTCTCTGAACTCTCCCTTTGTGTCTGTGCTGCTGAAGATCGTCGAGCCTTCTGGACAGATTAGTCAGAAGTCTTTTGAAATGACCATTCCACAGTTTCAG AACTTTCACAAGCAGTTCAAGGAGATGGCGGCGGTTCTGGAGACGGTGTAG